TGCTTGATGATTGGCTTCTGAAGAGCGACTTCCAGCCGGTCGTCGGCCACAAGTTCAGCTTCCGCAACGAGCCGATGCCGCAATGGGATGGAGTCGTCCACTGTGAGGTGCTGACCGTCGCGCCCCAGGAGCAACTCGCTTATCGCTGGGAGGCGCTCGGCCTGAACTCGGTCGTTACCTGGACGCTGACCCCCTCTGAAGGCGGCACGCACCTGAAGATGGAGCAATCTGGCTTCGGCCCCGAAAACGGCCATGCATACGCGGGCGCCAAGTTCGCCTGGAACCGCATGCTCGATACCCTGTCCGGACTGCTCGCGCAGGCCTGAACCATTGTCATTGCCCCGCCAAGTGCGCGGCCAGAAAGGAATCCTTGCCAATGAACATCCTCTTATGGGTCCTCCAAGCCGTCCTCGCCCTGCAGGCCTTTGCCGGGGGGGCCTACAAAATCTTCAAGTTCGACGACATCGCGCAGATGCCGGTGATGGCCGCACTCCCGCGCAGCGGATGGGGAGCGGTCGGCGTGCTTGAAATGGTGTGCGCGGTCCTGCTCATCGTTCCGGCCGCCACGAAGTGGATGCCGGTCCTGACCCCGATCGCTGCCGCCGTGCTCGTGCTGGAAAGCCTTGCCCTCGCCGGCCTGTACGGGCGGCACTCGCTACAGCTGAGCGCTGCCAACCCGCTGGTCTATGTCCTCGTGGGGGCTGCACTGGCGGCGGTCGTGGCCTACGGGCGGTACGCGTTCTTGCCGAAGATCTAACGCTTTGCAGCATCAGGTCTGAGGGCCTCTTCGATAGCGGGGAGGTTCGGAAGCCCAAAAGAGAGACGGCCAGCAGTCAGAAGCTCTGCTGGCCGTCTATTCTATCCTCTTGCGAGGAGTCGGAGCGGCGCGACCGTTAACCAGAGATACACACACGTTGCCACAAGCCTCCAGGATCTGCTCCTTGGCTTGCTCTTGCCGGCGTCGCCGCCCGCCATCCATTGCCTGTAACGCCCGGTGTGACGAGACTACGTCCTGGCCCTATCGAGACGAACGTACGTGTTCATCGTCCGGGACGCCTCACGCTGAGCGTCCGTCAGGGTTACCCCAGCTGGGGAGATTGGCCGGTTGAGGCGTTCCGCTTCCTCCAAGGCGCTGACCCAGTGGTGCAAGGTCCAGCCGTAAGGTTGGAAGAACTCGGCACCTCCTTCGGGAGCGAACCGAGGCACGTTCGATGACCCGGCCTCTTGGGTGTTCCAGCTACGGACGACGAAGGGAAGCATCGCCGGGTGAAGCAGGTCCATCAGCCAAGTTTGGTACCCGGGTACGCCCGCCAAATCGGTAGCAAGCTCCGTGACCATCGCGGGATCCAGGTAAAGAAGCAACCCCTCGGTCAGCACCAGGACGCCATTCGAGGCTTCGCCTATCGAAGCCAAGAGCTTTTGCCTGGATTCAGCCTCCGACAAGTCGAGGGCGACGCGCTCAATCCTGCATGCGCCAGGCTCATTTGCCAGACAGGCATCCTTGTAGGAGACAAGGTTCGGAAGGTCGACCTCGATCCACCGAAGATCCCGGGGCAAGGTAAGCCGATGGGGGCGGGTGTCGAGTCCGGCTGCCAGGTTGACGACGGTATCGATCCCCCCTTCCGAGATGCGATCCAGGATCATCTTGTCGAACGATACAGTCCGAACGACCAGGGAGGCCACCGTGGACCCCCGTCCCTTGCTCATGGCCTCCTCGATGGCTGCCCCCCTATCACCTGCAAGGCGCTTGGCAAGGTGATCGTTGAAGTGTGCATCCGGTCGTTCGCTCTCCACGGCCCGGCACCATGCCGCCCATCGGGCGGTGTCTGAAATATTACGGATGAGGGGGGAACTGGATGAGTCACGTTTTGTCACGGGAAGGCTCTCCATTTCATTACGGAGCTCGTGTCGTAGGCCAACGGCACCACACGCAAAGTACAAGTCCCTTCTGCGTAGGTTCTGACAGGCCTGCGATTATGAGGCCAGACCCGGGGCTTGCGGCAAGCCCCCCCGCAGGGTGTAGCATGGATCATGGAGATGGGTCGGGCTTGGATAAGCTACTCGCCATTTCGATGGATGCCGCACGAGCCGCCCACTGCCATAATGGCCGAACACCAATCCAGGAGCTGCTTCTAGCAGTCTAGCCTTAGAAGGCTCTTCATCTGACGACTCTCGGGGCGAAGGCGATAATGGCCATCCCCGTCAGGGTGACTGCAACGCCAATCAGGTCCCAGCGGTCGGGGCTCTGCTTCTCGACAAGCCACATCCAGACGAGTGCCGTGGCCACGTACACCCCGCCGTAAGCCGCGTAGATTCTTCCCGCAGCGCCTGACGGGTGTAGCGTTAGAAGCCAGGCGAACAGCGCGAGGCTCGCAGCCGCTGGTACGAGTAACCAGGCGGATTTACCGTGTTTCAGCCAGAGGTATGGTAAGTAGCAGCCCACTATCTCTGCACAGGCCGTAAG
This genomic window from bacterium contains:
- a CDS encoding SRPBCC domain-containing protein → MTHATDATRTLVIERVMPHPPQKVWRALTEVPLLDDWLLKSDFQPVVGHKFSFRNEPMPQWDGVVHCEVLTVAPQEQLAYRWEALGLNSVVTWTLTPSEGGTHLKMEQSGFGPENGHAYAGAKFAWNRMLDTLSGLLAQA
- a CDS encoding DoxX family protein encodes the protein MNILLWVLQAVLALQAFAGGAYKIFKFDDIAQMPVMAALPRSGWGAVGVLEMVCAVLLIVPAATKWMPVLTPIAAAVLVLESLALAGLYGRHSLQLSAANPLVYVLVGAALAAVVAYGRYAFLPKI
- a CDS encoding class I SAM-dependent methyltransferase, with product MESLPVTKRDSSSSPLIRNISDTARWAAWCRAVESERPDAHFNDHLAKRLAGDRGAAIEEAMSKGRGSTVASLVVRTVSFDKMILDRISEGGIDTVVNLAAGLDTRPHRLTLPRDLRWIEVDLPNLVSYKDACLANEPGACRIERVALDLSEAESRQKLLASIGEASNGVLVLTEGLLLYLDPAMVTELATDLAGVPGYQTWLMDLLHPAMLPFVVRSWNTQEAGSSNVPRFAPEGGAEFFQPYGWTLHHWVSALEEAERLNRPISPAGVTLTDAQREASRTMNTYVRLDRART
- a CDS encoding YnfA family protein, which translates into the protein MTILKTTTLFLLTACAEIVGCYLPYLWLKHGKSAWLLVPAAASLALFAWLLTLHPSGAAGRIYAAYGGVYVATALVWMWLVEKQSPDRWDLIGVAVTLTGMAIIAFAPRVVR